Proteins from a genomic interval of Procambarus clarkii isolate CNS0578487 chromosome 45, FALCON_Pclarkii_2.0, whole genome shotgun sequence:
- the gny gene encoding dolichyl pyrophosphate Man9GlcNAc2 alpha-1,3-glucosyltransferase, with protein sequence MANVVLVTLFGLLLRWCVSLHPYSGAGKPPMFGDYEAQRHWQEVTVNLPVKEWYVNSTSNDLLYWGLDYPPLTSYHSYLCGILAKRLNPNFVEMHTSRGYESYEHKLFMRYSVFVVDLFVYIPAAYMFLCALSSVSPRKKYGKMEYISLMLYPGLYLIDYGHFQYNNASLGFFIGAVAALVKGQDCLGSILFCLALNYKQMELYHALPIFFYLLGICSKQGSITGFMLKLSKIGISVVLTFAIIWSPFLSDTKVLLQVVHRLFPLNRGLFEDKVASFWCSISVLVKLHKLVSTTNMALICLLCTIVCMIPSSLHLFINPTQRHLRYALVNGSFIFFLMSYHVHEKSILLVAIPACLIFSEEPFMVTWFFITSIISMLPLLVKDGLTVPMIALTVLIYVILNCVQSSTGFSYSKPPAKNPFWIWMRRSFQLSLVGFCFLTVVSLTVTPPSRLPDLFPVLLSIYSCGHYCLFCLYFHFCQFTMKYSKNSFTKLKMQ encoded by the coding sequence ATGGCAAATGTTGTTTTGGTCACACTTTTTGGCCTTCTCTTGAGATGGTGTGTGTCACTGCACCCTTACTCGGGGGCTGGTAAACCCCCAATGTTCGGGGACTATGAAGCCCAGCGCCACTGGCAGGAGGTGACAGTCAATTTACCAGTCAAAGAGTGGTATGTGAATTCAACAAGTAATGATCTACTGTACTGGGGCCTGGACTATCCACCCCTTACTTCATATCATAGTTACTTGTGTGGAATTCTAGCAAAGAGATTGAACCCCAATTTTGTTGAAATGCATACCTCTCGTGGTTATGAAAGTTATGAGCACAAGTTATTCATGCGGTACAGTGTGTTTGTAGTTGATCTATTCGTGTACATTCCCGCAGCTTACATGTTTCTTTGTGCCCTCTCAAGTGTTTCTCCACGAAAGAAATATGGGAAAATGGAGTATATATCACTAATGCTGTATCCAGGCTTATATCTGATAGATTACGGTCATTTTCAGTATAATAATGCATCACTTGGATTTTTTATAGGTGCTGTTGCTGCCCTAGTAAAGGGCCAGGACTGTTTGGGTTCGATTTTGTTTTGTTTAGCATTAAATTATAAACAAATGGAATTATATCATGCTTTACCCATATTTTTCTATTTGCTAGGAATATGTTCCAAACAAGGAAGCATAACAGGCTTCATGTTAAAACTAAGTAAGATTGGTATTTCAGTAGTTTTAACCTTTGCTATCATCTGGTCTCCCTTTCTGTCTGACACCAAAGTATTGTTACAGGTGGTGCATCGTTTATTTCCTCTTAACCGAGGTTTATTTGAAGACAAAGTGGCTAGTTTTTGGTGTAGTATATCAGTTTTAGTAAAACTCCATAAACTAGTCAGCACTACTAATATGGCTCTGATCTGCTTGCTTTGTACAATTGTGTGTATGATCCCGTCAAGTTTGCACCTTTTCATTAATCCCACACAAAGGCACCTTCGCTATGCCCTTGTTAATGGTTCATTTATTTTCTTTTTGATGAGTTACCATGTCCATGAGAAGAGTATCTTGCTTGTAGCAATACCAGCGTGTTTGATATTTAGTGAAGAACCTTTCATGGTAACTTGGTTTTTCATTACATCCATTATTAGTATGTTGCCTCTTTTAGTCAAAGATGGCTTAACAGTTCCCATGATTGCATTAACAGTGCTTATATATGTAATATTGAATTGTGTACAAAGTTCAACTGGTTTCTCATATTCAAAACCCCCAGCCAAGAATCCCTTTTGGATATGGATGAGGAGGAGCTTCCAACTTTCCCTGGTTGGCTTTTGCTTCCTAACCGTTGTTTCCTTGACTGTGACTCCTCCATCTCGGCTTCCAGACCTCTTCCCAGTGCTGTTGTCCATTTACTCGTGTGGCCACTATTGCCTTTTCTGTTTATACTTCCATTTCTGCCAGTTTACCATGAAATATAGCAAGAATTCATTTACCAAGTTGAAGATGCAGTAA